One genomic segment of Misgurnus anguillicaudatus chromosome 23, ASM2758022v2, whole genome shotgun sequence includes these proteins:
- the lcor gene encoding ligand-dependent corepressor isoform X1: MASLCRRQQCTIERRGFRQELDSWRHKLIHCVGFESILEGLFGPGLVKDLTLFQDCEPEGVSDWSFNENCLFCCLRREKVKENFGLNNQVLSETDSFKQEESNINKLEKQAEDFLNVVFYRKADLPRFTDPHIPLVAREIMQRMIRQFAAEYTSKTSSTQDVPNPQSQPNGTKDQSLPKAPSLEPDASTPAPACGGAGTGPAASAQNPVLSKLLMADQDSPLDLTVKKPEIEPSEQDGVLDLSTKKNHSHGSVSLKSSHGFSIVPTIKGRSQRADHNYRDVDDEDGLPPRSLHDGIRENCISSGPLKPPLARSLLIKEELLSQKHRLMGQPTALSLASLESVGLLNSQAQSLLSRDGTWGKSHLDGLLKLKQVSGNLGDLNDLPHFQENHGVFTKGTKSIDVGSITVKKEPGHSPPVDLKIPQVRSMDLSWESHGNSSDLYSYGSIAMGNVHSENALSRKLRAILPKQNRRALGGLLDGGAIGEYWGADIEQPNLGPQYPTSDPEADPTGSKQPRKKRGRYRQYNTEILEEAIAVVMGGKMSVSKAQNIYGIPHSTLEYKVKERMGTLKNPPKKKLKLMMRAEGQDSGITAETETTSTPATTPIATKVDVFQATGDKVE; the protein is encoded by the exons GGTTTGAAAGCATTCTGGAGGGGCTGTTTGGACCAGGACTAGTTAAAGATCTTACCCTCTTTCAAG ATTGTGAGCCAGAGGGAGTGTCCGATTGGTCATTTAATGAAAATTGTCTATTTTGCTGCTTAAGACGTGAAAAAGTAAAG GAGAACTTTGGTTTGAACAACCAAGTGTTATCAGAAACGGACAGCTTCAAGCAAGAGGAGTCCAATATTAACAAACTTGAGAAGCAAGCAGAGGACTTCCTCAATGTTGTCTTCTACAGAAAGG CAGACCTCCCAAGATTTACAGACCCCCACATTCCTCTAGTGGCTCGTGAGATCATGCAGCGAATGATCCGACAGTTCGCTGCGGAATATACCTCAAAAACCAGCTCAACTCAGGACGTACCCAATCCCCAGTCCCAGCCCAACGGCACCAAGGACCAAAGCCTGCCGAAAGCGCCCTCGCTGGAGCCGGACGCCTCCACACCCGCTCCCGCCTGTGGCGGCGCCGGTACCGGCCCAGCTGCCTCCGCACAGAATCCCGTCCTCAGCAAGCTTCTCATGGCAGACCAGGACTCCCCGCTGGACCTCACCGTCAAGAAACCAGAGATCGAACCCAGCGAACAAG ATGGAGTCCTTGACCTCTCAACTAAGAAGAACCACAGTCATGGTAGTGTCTCACTTAAAAGCTCTCATGGTTTCTCAATCGTGCCCACAATTAAGGG GCGTTCCCAGAGAGCTGATCACAACTATCGGGATGTTGATGATGAAGATGGCTTGCCACCGAGAAGCTTGCATGATGGAATAAGGGAGAATTGTATTAGTTCTGGACCCCTTAAACCACCATTGGCCCGCTCGCTCCTCATTAAAGAGGAACTGCTGAGTCAGAAACACCGTCTCATGGGCCAACCAACTGCTCTTTCACTGGCTAGCCTTGAGTCCGTAGGTCTCCTCAACAGCCAAGCCCAGTCCCTTCTTTCACGCGATGGAACCTGGGGAAAATCCCACTTGGATGGCCTCCTGAAGCTTAAACAAGTTAGCGGGAACCTTGGTGACCTCAATGACCTGCCTCATTTCCAGGAGAACCATGGTGTGTTCACCAAAGGCACAAAATCCATTGATGTCGGTTCCATCACGGTAAAGAAAGAACCGGGGCATTCCCCTCCGGTGGACTTGAAGATTCCGCAAGTTCGAAGCATGGATCTGTCATGGGAATCCCATGGGAATTCCTCGGATCTCTACAGTTACGGCTCCATCGCTATGGGCAATGTGCACTCGGAGAACGCGCTCAGCAGGAAGCTGAGAGCCATCTTGCCAAAGCAGAATCGCAGAGCCCTTGGAGGCCTCCTTGATGGAGGGGCCATAGGCGAGTACTGGGGCGCAGATATCGAACAACCAAATTTGGGTCCCCAGTACCCGACATCAGATCCGGAGGCAGATCCAACAGGTTCCAAGCAACCCCGAAAGAAAAGGGGAAGGTATCGCCAGTACAATACCGAGATACTAGAAGAAGCCATTGCCGTGGTGATGGGTGGGAAGATGAGTGTTTCGAAGGCGCAAAACATCTACGGTATTCCCCACAGTACCTTGGAGTACAAGGTGAAAGAGAGGATGGGCACACTGAAGAACCCACCAAAGAAAAAGCTTAAACTGATGATGAGGGCCGAGGGGCAGGACTCCGGGATCACCGCTGAAACCGAAACCACATCGACGCCCGCTACCACACCCATTGCGACAAAAGTGGATGTCTTTCAGGCGACAGGAGACAAAGTCGAGTAG
- the lcor gene encoding ligand-dependent corepressor isoform X2 has translation MASLCRRQQCTIERRGFRQELDSWRHKLIHCVGFESILEGLFGPGLVKDLTLFQDCEPEGVSDWSFNENCLFCCLRREKVKENFGLNNQVLSETDSFKQEESNINKLEKQAEDFLNVVFYRKDLPRFTDPHIPLVAREIMQRMIRQFAAEYTSKTSSTQDVPNPQSQPNGTKDQSLPKAPSLEPDASTPAPACGGAGTGPAASAQNPVLSKLLMADQDSPLDLTVKKPEIEPSEQDGVLDLSTKKNHSHGSVSLKSSHGFSIVPTIKGRSQRADHNYRDVDDEDGLPPRSLHDGIRENCISSGPLKPPLARSLLIKEELLSQKHRLMGQPTALSLASLESVGLLNSQAQSLLSRDGTWGKSHLDGLLKLKQVSGNLGDLNDLPHFQENHGVFTKGTKSIDVGSITVKKEPGHSPPVDLKIPQVRSMDLSWESHGNSSDLYSYGSIAMGNVHSENALSRKLRAILPKQNRRALGGLLDGGAIGEYWGADIEQPNLGPQYPTSDPEADPTGSKQPRKKRGRYRQYNTEILEEAIAVVMGGKMSVSKAQNIYGIPHSTLEYKVKERMGTLKNPPKKKLKLMMRAEGQDSGITAETETTSTPATTPIATKVDVFQATGDKVE, from the exons GGTTTGAAAGCATTCTGGAGGGGCTGTTTGGACCAGGACTAGTTAAAGATCTTACCCTCTTTCAAG ATTGTGAGCCAGAGGGAGTGTCCGATTGGTCATTTAATGAAAATTGTCTATTTTGCTGCTTAAGACGTGAAAAAGTAAAG GAGAACTTTGGTTTGAACAACCAAGTGTTATCAGAAACGGACAGCTTCAAGCAAGAGGAGTCCAATATTAACAAACTTGAGAAGCAAGCAGAGGACTTCCTCAATGTTGTCTTCTACAGAAAGG ACCTCCCAAGATTTACAGACCCCCACATTCCTCTAGTGGCTCGTGAGATCATGCAGCGAATGATCCGACAGTTCGCTGCGGAATATACCTCAAAAACCAGCTCAACTCAGGACGTACCCAATCCCCAGTCCCAGCCCAACGGCACCAAGGACCAAAGCCTGCCGAAAGCGCCCTCGCTGGAGCCGGACGCCTCCACACCCGCTCCCGCCTGTGGCGGCGCCGGTACCGGCCCAGCTGCCTCCGCACAGAATCCCGTCCTCAGCAAGCTTCTCATGGCAGACCAGGACTCCCCGCTGGACCTCACCGTCAAGAAACCAGAGATCGAACCCAGCGAACAAG ATGGAGTCCTTGACCTCTCAACTAAGAAGAACCACAGTCATGGTAGTGTCTCACTTAAAAGCTCTCATGGTTTCTCAATCGTGCCCACAATTAAGGG GCGTTCCCAGAGAGCTGATCACAACTATCGGGATGTTGATGATGAAGATGGCTTGCCACCGAGAAGCTTGCATGATGGAATAAGGGAGAATTGTATTAGTTCTGGACCCCTTAAACCACCATTGGCCCGCTCGCTCCTCATTAAAGAGGAACTGCTGAGTCAGAAACACCGTCTCATGGGCCAACCAACTGCTCTTTCACTGGCTAGCCTTGAGTCCGTAGGTCTCCTCAACAGCCAAGCCCAGTCCCTTCTTTCACGCGATGGAACCTGGGGAAAATCCCACTTGGATGGCCTCCTGAAGCTTAAACAAGTTAGCGGGAACCTTGGTGACCTCAATGACCTGCCTCATTTCCAGGAGAACCATGGTGTGTTCACCAAAGGCACAAAATCCATTGATGTCGGTTCCATCACGGTAAAGAAAGAACCGGGGCATTCCCCTCCGGTGGACTTGAAGATTCCGCAAGTTCGAAGCATGGATCTGTCATGGGAATCCCATGGGAATTCCTCGGATCTCTACAGTTACGGCTCCATCGCTATGGGCAATGTGCACTCGGAGAACGCGCTCAGCAGGAAGCTGAGAGCCATCTTGCCAAAGCAGAATCGCAGAGCCCTTGGAGGCCTCCTTGATGGAGGGGCCATAGGCGAGTACTGGGGCGCAGATATCGAACAACCAAATTTGGGTCCCCAGTACCCGACATCAGATCCGGAGGCAGATCCAACAGGTTCCAAGCAACCCCGAAAGAAAAGGGGAAGGTATCGCCAGTACAATACCGAGATACTAGAAGAAGCCATTGCCGTGGTGATGGGTGGGAAGATGAGTGTTTCGAAGGCGCAAAACATCTACGGTATTCCCCACAGTACCTTGGAGTACAAGGTGAAAGAGAGGATGGGCACACTGAAGAACCCACCAAAGAAAAAGCTTAAACTGATGATGAGGGCCGAGGGGCAGGACTCCGGGATCACCGCTGAAACCGAAACCACATCGACGCCCGCTACCACACCCATTGCGACAAAAGTGGATGTCTTTCAGGCGACAGGAGACAAAGTCGAGTAG